In the genome of Bordetella avium, the window TCTTGCGGTAGCTGTGGCAGTTATCGCAGGACTCGGCCTTGATGGCTTCGGAGCGGCCTTCGATGTTGTGATACGCGATGTCTTTGGTGCTTTCGCATTGGCTACAGGTCACGCGCACCAGATGCCATTCGCAGGCGCACAGACTGCACGAGAGGTAGCGCAGCCCATCGGATTGGCCGCCCACGCGCACCACGCTGGCGACCGGCAAGCTGCCGCACATGGGGCAGACACCAAAAGGACTGGCGACCGGCATGGCTTTGCGGTCGAAACGGCAGGCCATGTCGGTCCAATAGACTTGCAGCGCCGCCATGACCAGCGGCGCGGCTGCGCTATCCACGCCCACACTGCGTTCGGTCAGTAGCGCATCAGCGAGGTTTTCGACGGCCTGCGGGTCCTGTTCCAGGGTGAGGCGCCACTGCTGGCAGATGTCGCGCGCGGCCTGGGGGGTGGAGGGCGTGTCGGCCACGCGGTCGAGCAGGCGGCCGAGCATCTCGCGCCAGGCCGGATCACGCGGCCAGCCGACCGCCTGTAAAGGCGGCATGCCATGGGCTTGCGCACGGTCGATGCGTTCGGGGCTGGCGCCCGGGAAATGCGCGGCAGCCAGTTCGGTCTGCTGCGCGTCCGCCACCGTAGCCATCAGGGACAGGTAGTCGGCAATGGGGTTGTTCTCGGCCAGGGCGCGCAGACGTGCGGCGCGTGTGCTGAACACGCTGGCCCGTTCAGGCTGGCGCAGGCGGGCGATGGCGGTGTGATCCAGGGACTCGATCTCGCCGCGCGGCAATATACGCTGCAAATCATTCTCCAGAGAAACAACACGGCTGCGTTACGCCAAAAGGCGCATCGCAGCCGTGGGGGTTCGCCTGTGGGCGGGATTATTCGCCGCCAGGCGAATCTTTGCGAACCGAACGGAACCAGGCACGGTGATGCTTCCAGGCCCAGCCCCAGGTCACGGTGCCGCGCACCATGGCCTGGATCGAGCCCTTGACCCAGATCGCTGCGTAAATATGCACAATAATCGCGCAAATCAGCACAAAAGCAAGAACGGCGTGCAGCAGCGAGGCGGCCCGGACGGCCCAGATCGGGAAATAGATCGCGAAATAGGCCCGCCACATGACGATGCCGGTCAGCACCAGACCCAGCATGCAGAGGATAAGCACATAAAACAGCAGTTTCTGGCCCGCGTTGTATTTGCCGACTTCCGGTAGATTTTCTTCCCGGTTGTTGACGACATCATTGATCTGGCGCAGCCATTGGATGTCCGTCTTCGTCATGATGTTGTGCCGCCACATTTGCGCGGCAAAGACGAAGAAGCTGACAAACATCACGACCCCGATGAAAGGGTGCAGGATGCGGGTCCAGGGGC includes:
- a CDS encoding formate dehydrogenase subunit gamma yields the protein MADPHHPRKIQRYTAGERSNHWVIVITFILLALSGLALFHPAFSWLYALLGGGPWTRILHPFIGVVMFVSFFVFAAQMWRHNIMTKTDIQWLRQINDVVNNREENLPEVGKYNAGQKLLFYVLILCMLGLVLTGIVMWRAYFAIYFPIWAVRAASLLHAVLAFVLICAIIVHIYAAIWVKGSIQAMVRGTVTWGWAWKHHRAWFRSVRKDSPGGE
- the fdhE gene encoding formate dehydrogenase accessory protein FdhE, whose protein sequence is MQRILPRGEIESLDHTAIARLRQPERASVFSTRAARLRALAENNPIADYLSLMATVADAQQTELAAAHFPGASPERIDRAQAHGMPPLQAVGWPRDPAWREMLGRLLDRVADTPSTPQAARDICQQWRLTLEQDPQAVENLADALLTERSVGVDSAAAPLVMAALQVYWTDMACRFDRKAMPVASPFGVCPMCGSLPVASVVRVGGQSDGLRYLSCSLCACEWHLVRVTCSQCESTKDIAYHNIEGRSEAIKAESCDNCHSYRKIFYQEKDLHVEAVADDLASLALDILMGEAGYSRASGNPLLWHEEVEE